Below is a genomic region from Vibrio mimicus.
CATAGACTAAAGTGGATCTAATAATTACCACCTCCAGCCCTGTTTTCGCAGCTAACTCTTTTAATCTATTTTCAGCCTCTAATTTTGATTGCCCATAGTGATCGCTAGTACAAGGCTGATCTGAACTGGTAAATGGCATTCTTCCAGAGGTAGATTCACCATTCACTTTTATCGAGCTGATAAAAATAAAACGCTTTACTCCTGACTCAGCTGCAGATCTAGCTAAAGTCAAGGTTGCTTCTGTGTTAACCAATAGATATTCAGCCTGGGGGTCTAGTGATGCATCATGCATAATATGAGCCCTTGCTGCCGAATGAATAACCACATCAATCCCCTGGAGGTTTAATCCCTCATCAGGCGTATTCTTAAGGTCATACTCAATGAACTCTCCAAGATAATCATTCGACCGTTTACGCCCAAGAACAACTGTTGCAAATTTTTTATCAATAGCTTTAAAGATATGTTGCCCGACAAATCCAGTAGCACCTGTTAGTAAAATTTTCATATTTAATCTTTTGTAACTGTATGGATTATTTGTTGGGCAGCTTTCTCAACAGAAAAATATGCTTTTAGCACATCAAAACCTCGCTGACCCATTGTGATACGTTGATCTCTATCATTGAGTAAATTTAATGCAGCATTCAACAAAGAGTCGTCCTCACCATTGATGAAAGCCCAACCTGCACCTTCCCCGTTAATAAAATCTATTAGATCATTACCTTTATTCACGCTCCCAAGAATTGGCAGAGACTGAAGCATATAGCCAAGTAATTTACCTGGGAAATTGTGAGCTTTGTGCGTTTTAGCTAATGAAAATAATCCAATATCTACTTGTGTTAAAACCTCTTTATAAGCCTCTTGGCTAATAGAAGGCAAAAGCGTTAAATTATTAAGATTCTCAATTGTTTTTATCTTTTTTACTAGATAAAACTCATCTCCTTGGCCTATAAATAAAAAATGTGCCTGTGGGTAAATAATCATTTTCTTAACTAAGCGCAACAGATTGGACATATCTTGAGCGTGTCCAATATTACCACCATAAAAGTAGATAACCTTTTCCCCTAAATTATATTTCTCTCTAATATTGATTAGTGTGGTTGAATAACTCTTGGGATTGATTTCTGCCCAGTTTCTCAATACTTGGAGATTGTTATATTTAGGGTTAAGTGAGGAAAAATACTCTACATTTGCTGATGACATCAAACCAATACAATTCGATGCGTTATAGTTTAGTCTCTCAAAAAAGCGCAAATAGAAAGTAACTGGTGATTTGGCTGAAATAATACCTTCATCAATTACCCATTGTGGAAACATGTCCCTCAATACTAGGTAGTTAAATGTTCCAACTTTTTTCTTAAACCAATGCATCAAAGGACCAAAGAAGATCGTTGGAGAGTAGTTGACACACAGATCAAATGACTGTAAATCCTTTGCATTTTTTAAGGCCATATAGGCATTAAATGATAGCAGTGATTCACTAATCAATCTCTTAACCTTACCATGACCTCGCATCGGTGGATTACGAAAGCGCCAAACCTCTACACCGTCAATAAACTCAACTTCCAGGCGTCTTGTTTGCTTTCCATGGCTAGGTGTAATAATAATCGGATCATGCCCAAGCCTTTGAAACTCAAGTGCAAGCTCATGAAACATTTTTGCGTGCACTAGCGTACTCTCCGGAAGATAATCATCTGGAAATAAAGCGATTTTCACAACTTAGTATTCCTTCCACACTACTCGTTTCACGTAATCAGTATAAGAATGAATAATCCGAACTACCTTGTCCGAAACATTCGGCATGCTGTAATCATACACTTGGCGCAGTAGGCGTTCATTACCTGACGGTTGTAACTCCAATATTTGTAAAGCCTGCATAACTCGTTCAACACCAAGCCCAACCATCATCACTGAGGCTTCTTCCATTCCTTCTGGGCGCTCATGAGCCTCTCGCATATTTAGTGCAGGAAAGTTCATGATAGAGGATTCCTCATTGATCGTGCCGCTATCAGAGAGCACCACTTTGGCATTTTTCTGTAAATGGTTGTAATCATGAAAACCAAGCGGTTTGAGTAACTGAATATTAGGGTGAAACTCTAATCCCTGCGCTTCAATTCGATTGCGAGTACGAGGATGCGTTGAAACAATAACGGGTAAATTGTAATGCTGAGCTACAGTATTTAACGTCTCCGCTAGTTTTGCTAACTGTTTAGGAGAATCCACATTCTCTTCACGATGCGCACTCACAACAAAAAATTGCCCTTTCTGTAAACCTAGACGAGCAAGAACATCTGAACCATCGATTTGCGGCATATAATAGCTCAGTACTTCAAACATAGGACTACCAGTTTTGATAACGCGATCAGCTGGTAGGCCCTCAGCGAGCAAGTAGTCACGCGCAATCGTGCTGTATGTAAGATTGATATCAGCAGTGTGATCAACGATTCGACGATTGGTTTCTTCAGGAACTCGCTGATCAAAACAACGATTACCTGCTTCCATATGGAAAATAGGTACTTTGCGGCGCTTAGCAGGAATTGCTGAGATACAAGAGTTGGTATCACCCAGTACTAACATTGCCTCTGGCTTAACTTTCTCCAGAACTTGATCAACTGTAATTATCACTTGGCCGATAGTCTCTGCTGCATTTTTTCCCGCTGCGTTGAGAAAAAAATCAGGTTTACGTACCCCAAGATCATTAAAGAAAACTTCGTTCAGTTCAAAATCGTAGTTTTGTCCTGTATGGACCAAAATATGCTCGCAGTGCTCATCAAGTTTAGCGATTACGCGAGATAAG
It encodes:
- a CDS encoding UDP-glucose 4-epimerase family protein, with product MKILLTGATGFVGQHIFKAIDKKFATVVLGRKRSNDYLGEFIEYDLKNTPDEGLNLQGIDVVIHSAARAHIMHDASLDPQAEYLLVNTEATLTLARSAAESGVKRFIFISSIKVNGESTSGRMPFTSSDQPCTSDHYGQSKLEAENRLKELAAKTGLEVVIIRSTLVYGLGVKANFASLMKLVSRGMPLPFGCVTQNKRSFVSINNLVDLIVTCIDHPKAANQVFLVSDDHDVSTSEMVRELAIALGKPTWQLPVPIWCYKLFGKLFGKSDIVDRLTGSLQVDISHTKETLGWKPPQTLQEGFKQTAQAFLQANNK
- a CDS encoding glycosyltransferase family 4 protein, with protein sequence MKIALFPDDYLPESTLVHAKMFHELALEFQRLGHDPIIITPSHGKQTRRLEVEFIDGVEVWRFRNPPMRGHGKVKRLISESLLSFNAYMALKNAKDLQSFDLCVNYSPTIFFGPLMHWFKKKVGTFNYLVLRDMFPQWVIDEGIISAKSPVTFYLRFFERLNYNASNCIGLMSSANVEYFSSLNPKYNNLQVLRNWAEINPKSYSTTLINIREKYNLGEKVIYFYGGNIGHAQDMSNLLRLVKKMIIYPQAHFLFIGQGDEFYLVKKIKTIENLNNLTLLPSISQEAYKEVLTQVDIGLFSLAKTHKAHNFPGKLLGYMLQSLPILGSVNKGNDLIDFINGEGAGWAFINGEDDSLLNAALNLLNDRDQRITMGQRGFDVLKAYFSVEKAAQQIIHTVTKD
- the wecB gene encoding non-hydrolyzing UDP-N-acetylglucosamine 2-epimerase; the encoded protein is MKKLKVMSVVGTRPEIIRLSRVIAKLDEHCEHILVHTGQNYDFELNEVFFNDLGVRKPDFFLNAAGKNAAETIGQVIITVDQVLEKVKPEAMLVLGDTNSCISAIPAKRRKVPIFHMEAGNRCFDQRVPEETNRRIVDHTADINLTYSTIARDYLLAEGLPADRVIKTGSPMFEVLSYYMPQIDGSDVLARLGLQKGQFFVVSAHREENVDSPKQLAKLAETLNTVAQHYNLPVIVSTHPRTRNRIEAQGLEFHPNIQLLKPLGFHDYNHLQKNAKVVLSDSGTINEESSIMNFPALNMREAHERPEGMEEASVMMVGLGVERVMQALQILELQPSGNERLLRQVYDYSMPNVSDKVVRIIHSYTDYVKRVVWKEY